A portion of the Limanda limanda chromosome 3, fLimLim1.1, whole genome shotgun sequence genome contains these proteins:
- the ankrd11 gene encoding ankyrin repeat domain-containing protein 11 isoform X1 has product MPKGGGSKTPQLDHFPLSTDMVEKQGGKKDKVLSNKTPKLDRSDGVKEMKEKAPKRKLPFTAGANGDQKDSDSEKPGPERKRIKKEPTNTRKAGLAFGMGMPGIRAGYPLSERQQVALLMQMTAEESINSPDTTPKHQSQSSMGQKGTPNSASKTKDKVNKRNERGETRLHRAAIRGEVRRIKELISEGADVNVKDFAGWTALHEACNRGFYDVAKQLLAAGAEVNTKGLDDDTPLHDASSNGHFKVVKLLLRYGGDPRQSNRRGETPLKVANSPTMLNLLLGKGTYTSSEDSSSESSEEEDAPSFAPSSSVDGNNTDSEFEKGLKLKGKTMDPPKSATTPVKDEYEFDEDDEEERVPPVDDKHLLKKDFRKEPVPKPNSLTAIPKMEVKTYSKSNSLTPKKTVRRIISDSNSSDEDDRTLCFTSAPTPRQQAQQTNTKARDSGSMSSKQQKDKNKVKRKRKKEPKNNVSKEVKSSKVNDKFCTSDSDCGDMESEDDKGSNSIKDSSTVSLKESPGFNASSSSSSHGTSNSQKQAPSLAEQHPKQWRTDGWKTVSSPTWSDVSSLSDSVRTRLSSESDYSSADSSVESIKQVKRKAQESKKKNNNVHSNTVDKKNSELYKNSNAESAVSKTDVDGKVLKKHKVKHKHKNKEKDKAPSLVLNQDMNEKFVKSYSFDYDDSRQKSLIVESESPAESKVKLSKHEKDHSKKEDRLLKSKSDDKDWSSGKDLHRTTKEEKNKKSKDSTKDKTSKEEREKPVKPDKERAVKEKEKPKEDKQKAHKEERKKKSKEKSSSKADRKSEQKEEKHLKVDKEKNTKEEKEKCKKDKAPKEESEYEGYDVNNHFLNLDDTKLSASDDHHDRWGSEMSSDSSLYEDDSWDAPIKEYKEYKANNAVKLIVETVKEETRRKEIKVKDKKSDHSEKRSEKEATSRKKDKDSSEKTNEKKKDWSEKQKLNLSHSVEKEKKRKESTEVVKDKKDKDSLDNSRDRKDSHESIKDRKDMKIKQESTRDDFCNDAFFKDIDAAKSCDVRERNYSGKEKEKKGDGTDKREKTKADKHKDKTKDRGTDQEKEKSEKSLTEKPAKEKDTDRGTKDKKEVVKDKHKESHGKDKDRKMSSEQTKEKKEKASQDKHTDREKDFVELKKEERKPEKTREKTWYKIADIFTDESDDEEESYNGGVLVSDSIRKDSTPDVEESDHFPLEKIRKSSVEAKHNTEKAKDKDHKEKKKEKATFDTGKERKGSLEKHNKDKKDCVDAKHKERKDRMSVDSNLEKKNKQKLLDKRDTSEEKTKSKYKDKLEHSKERKPSKGSGENEKSLLEKLEEEAMNDYKDDSNDKHSEISSDSFTDRGHEPVLTSYYESISLTDVSEDRRDSLSISTPQDKFREKERHRHSSSSSSKKSHDKDKEKVKKEKGDKRDKTEEIRESYSRRESLPFEKESMPLEADPYTFPFGVKGDGDDDFEKTLEFEKEMSKKDKDKSSSVISDRMKDKKKKEKHKEKVKEEKNKYIDGFGSLKHSKEDVKSGLKDSPQVTVLKDRSKEDSPKFDMKKDRNRDILDKDNRVDHSKSKAKDENEKITQSKDTVRKDNRPREKLLVDGDYQMTSFGQMLSLKDQEIEERHKKHKERMKQMEKLRPKSGDPKLKDKTKSTEEVRKNRSELSSKKSNSLESGLKEKKLKDVGLPPLIISPGGKFQPSDSQNSKDWLGGPQMKENLPASPRPDQNRPTGVPTPTSVISCPSFEEVMQTPRTPSCSAEDYPDIMLDGLDCQNSTAMTMSMNACSPSFFESRYSNSQSFQEGTCPTPAKNLQLSLVSRSASSDVRRPLEDEFKAEADKFLPQETDPEADFDPTSAQTPEDKSADRLECLSSPYFSPLGMLSPQQEPALPTPDVAEPALTGSEGSEHLPESVYSFLPKPSTPVHRPDPQEPCFDIAAPPTPAPAALPPLDLDDISEPHHSEPNLVISDLPSVTEEEEQEEEEEDEEEADEEEEEEEEEEEEEEEDDEEEGDMDERADGDHCAVEEPEQTREPVSFSPQVEDPLRKSWPAESPDRQDPEVHEVSPTHSAPNQGENCFDHSMGWNPNMDLKSPHRTYGEIEAAVSKITSPYSHSDSDMLHLSGHPSVTPPYAWNRWHKEEPEDFDEQKEAVADIPSPERRDSVIDVEPNYLNTSSSSNRLESFFQECNKPSMEDTHQIVEEPTCVEPDSRQSTHTFSATSEVIMSPTVAPEPVVPWADPFSADTDELDDLGPFSLPDLPLPDKSEEGESRDPEPADLTQTVPIHIRHSITERDDPDIIEVDLPSLAKTTGPAGDLSLEEPTGQDLVVPSPHDNFQQDLDLEPQSVPVNNSVSLIQQQERKGSYIEPDESETNMLYSAASPDASQQHHPQIHSLTESLQLPLDSVSAVRSDVMQEEMSEPVAESVTCSPLPQPPVAVSLSSPLELPDTQETTSKLIPVTLTTVSTIIDIPKKVDEIPQRITRNRAKNNPSAATVPSTSSIITSSATANPVTTSPTASINVIPIRTPTPTSGSSISVLKKDKESVIHVTSTASISTPAVSVPTSVTTPASVVLSKTTKGRPLQVDEEESQTQHPRKRRFPRSTGQQVQVQLVNTAMQQTREMIQQTLAVVVNAIKLDDIEPYHCDRSNPYFEYLQIRKKIEEKRKILCYITPQAPQCYAEYVTYTGSYLLDGKPLSKLHIPVIAPPPSLAEPLKELFRQQEGIRGKLRLQHSIEREKLIVSCEQEVLRVHCRAARTIANQAVPFSACTMLLDSEVYNMPSESQGDENKSVRDRFNARQFISWIQDVDDKYDRMKTCLLMRQQHEAAALNAVQRMEWQLKVQELDPAGHKSLCVNEVPSFYVPMVDVNDDFVLLPA; this is encoded by the exons ATGCCCAAAGGTGGGGGTTCTAAAACCCCCCAGCTTGACCACTTCCCACTCAGCACCGACATGGTGGAAAAGCAGGGTGGGAAGAAG GATAAAGTGTTGTCAAACAAGACGCCCAAGTTGGATCGCAGTGATGGGGTCaaagagatgaaagaaaagGCCCCTAAAAGGAAGCTGCCCTTTACTGCTGGAGCTAATGGAGACCAGAAAGATTCTGACTCAG AGAAACCAGGTCCAGAGCGGAAGCGAATTAAAAAGGAGCCTACCAACACCCGGAAGGCGGGCTTGGCTTTTGGGATGGGGATGCCAGGGATCCGGGCCGGGTACCCCCTTTCTGAGCGGCAGCAGGTGGCCTTGCTCATGCAAATGACAGCTGAGGAGTCCATCAACAGTCCAG ACACAACACCAAAGCATCAGTCGCAGTCCAGTATGGGTCAGAAGGGAACGCCAAACTCTGCATCTAAAACCAAAGACAAAGTGAATAAACggaatgagagaggagagactcggctgcacagagcagcgATCCGTGGAGAGGTACGCCGCATCAAGGAGCTCATCAGCGAGGGAGCTGATGTGAATGTAAAAGACTTTGCAG GCTGGACTGCATTGCATGAAGCGTGCAATAGGGGGTTCTATGATGTGGCCAAGCAGCTGCTGGCAGCCGGAGCAGAGGTCAACACCAAGGGCCTGGATGATGACACCCCTTTACACGATGCATCCAGCAATGGACATTTCAAG GTGGTTAAGCTTCTTTTACGGTATGGAGGGGACCCACGTCAAAGCAACAGGCGAGGTGAAACACCACTGAAGGTTGCCAACTCTCCAACTATGCTGAATCTATTGCTGGGGAAAGGCACGTACACTTCAAGTGAAGACAGTTCATCGG AAtcatcagaggaggaagatgccCCCTCATTCGCCCCGTCCAGCTCTGTCGATGGCAATAACACAGACTCAGAGTTTGAGAAGGGCCTGAAGTTGAAAGGGAAAACTATGGACCCTCCTAAATCTGCGACCACACCAGTCAAAGATGAATATGAATTcgatgaggacgatgaggaggaaCGTGTCCCTCCAGTGGACGATAAACACCTCTTGAAAAAAGACTTTCGTAAGGAACCTGTCCCCAAGCCCAACAGCCTCACCGCCATACCCAAGATGGAGGTCAAAACTTATTCCAAAAGCAACTCGCTCACACCAAAGAAAACTGTCAGGCGGATCATCTCTGACAGTAACAGTTCAGATGAGGACGACAGGACGTTGTGTTTTACTTCAGCGCCTACGCCGCGGCAACAAGCCCAGCAAACAAATACCAAGGCTAGAGACTCTGGCTCCATGAGCTCTaaacaacagaaagacaagaataaagtcaaaagGAAGCGGAAGAAGGAGCCTAAAAATAATGTCAGTAAAGAAGTCAAGTCTAGTAAAGTCAACGACAAATTCTGTACATCAGATTCTGACTGTGGAGACATGGAGAGTGAGGACGACAAGGGCTCAAATAGTATAAAGGACTCATCTACAGTGAGCCTGAAAGAATCCCCTGGCTTTAacgcatcctcctcctcctcttcccatgGTACCTCGAACTCACAAAAACAAGCACCGTCATTAGCAGAACAGCATccaaagcagtggaggacagatggatggaagaCTGTGTCCTCTCCCACATGGTCAGACGTCAGTTCTCTCTCTGATTCAGTCAGAACAAGACTATCCAGTGAGTCTGACTACTCCTCCGCTGATTCCAGTGTAGAGTCAATAAAACAAGTCAAGAGGAAAGCACAGGAGAGCAAAAAGAAGAATAACAATGTGCACAGTAACACAGTGGACAAGAAAAATTCTGAGCTCTACAAAAACTCCAATGCAGAAAGTGCGGTCTCGAAAACTGACGTAGACGGCAAAGTTCTGAAAAAGCATAAAGTGAAGCACAAGCACAAAAATAAGGAAAAGGACAAGGCTCCTAGTCTAGTGCTTAATCAAGACATGAATGAGAAATTTGTCAAGAGCTATTCTTTTGATTATGATGATTCTAGGCAGAAGTCCCTAATCGTTGAGTCAGAGTCACCAGCTGAGAGCAAAGTCAAGTTATCCAAACATGAAAAAGACCATTCGAAAAAGGAGGACAGGCTTTTGAAAAGTAAGTCTGATGATAAGGATTGGTCGTCTGGGAAAGACCTGCACAGAACgacaaaggaagagaaaaacaaaaaatctaagGACTCCACCAAGGACAAGACCAgtaaggaggagagggagaaaccaGTAAAACCTGACAAGGAGAGAGCTgtcaaagagaaggagaagccCAAGGAGGATAAACAAAAAGCtcacaaagaggagaggaagaaaaagtcCAAGGAGAAGTCCTCCTCAAAGGCAGACCGGAAAAGTgagcagaaagaggaaaaacatcttaaggtggacaaggagaaaaacaccaaggaggaaaaagagaaatgtaaaaaagacaAGGCACCGAAGGAAGAGTCTGAGTATGAAGGCTATGACGTCAACAACCATTTCCTCAACCTTGATGACACAAAGCTCAGTGCCTCAGACGACCACCATGACAGATGGGGCTCCGAGAtgtcctctgactcctccctctACGAAGATGACAGTTGGGATGCTCCCATTAAAGAGTACAAGGAATACAAAGCCAACAACGCTGTTAAACTCATTGTTGAGACTGTTAAGGAAGAGACCAGGAGGAAAGAAATCAAAGTCAAGGACAAGAAATCGGATCACAGTGAGAAAAGGTCAGAGAAGGAAGCCACATctagaaagaaagacaaagactcCTCTGAAAAGACAaacgaaaagaaaaaagactggtctgaaaaacaaaaattaaactTGAGTCACTCAGtcgaaaaagaaaagaagcggAAGGAGTCCACAGAAGTGGttaaagacaaaaaggacaaggATTCTTTGGACAACAGTCGAGACCGTAAAGATTCACACGAGTCCATAAAGGATAGAAAGGACATGAAAATCAAACAGGAATCTACAAGAGATGATTTTTGCAATGATGCTTTCTTTAAAGACATTGATGCTGCAAAATCATGTGATGTCCGAGAGAGAAACTACTCtggaaaggagaaagagaagaaggggGACGGCACAGACAAGAGAGAAAAGACTAAAGCGGACaagcacaaagacaaaacaaaggaCAGAGGCACTgatcaggagaaggaaaaaagtgagaaaagcTTGACAGAAAAACCTGCCAAGGAAAAGGATACAGACCGGGGCACCAAAGACAAGAAGGAGGTagtaaaagacaaacacaaagagtcTCACGGCAAAGACAAAGATCGAAAGATGTCTTCAGAACAGAccaaggagaagaaagaaaaggcctcTCAAGACAAACACACCGATAGGGAGAAAGACTTTGTGGAGctaaagaaagaggaaagaaaaccagAGAAAACCAGAGAGAAAACGTGGTACAAGATTGCCGACATATTCACTGATGAGAGtgacgatgaggaggagagcTACAATGGTGGTGTGCTTGTGTCTGACTCCatcaggaaagactcaacaccTGATGTGGAGGAGTCAGATCATTTCCCtttagaaaaaataagaaaatcttCTGTGGAAGCTAAGCACAACACTGAAAAGGCAAAAGACAAAGAccacaaagaaaagaagaaagaaaaggctACATTTGACACCGGTAAAGAGAGGAAAGGCTCCCTGGAGAAACACAACAAGGACAAGAAGGACTGTGTGGATGCAAAACacaaggagagaaaagacagaatgtCAGTGGACTCAAACctagagaagaaaaataagcagAAGCTCCTGGACAAAAGGGACACGAGtgaggaaaagacaaagagcaAATATAAAGACAAGCTGGAACACTCAAAGGAAAGGAAACCATCAAAAGGCAGTGGTGAGAATGAAAAGTCCCTTTTGGAAAAATTGGAGGAGGAAGCGATGAATGACTATAAGGACGACTCCAATGATAAGCATAGTGAAATCTCCTCAGATAGTTTCACTGACAGAGGTCACGAGCCAGTCCTCACCAGTTACTATGAATCCATCAGTCTTACTGACGTGTCTGAGGACAGGCGAGACTCCCTGTCCATATCTACACCCCAGGACAAgttcagagagaaagaaagacatcgacattcctcttcatcctcgtcCAAGAAAAGCCACGACAAGGATAAAGAAAAggtcaagaaagaaaaaggcgACAAACGTGACAAGACGGAGGAGATAAGAGAGTCCTACAGCCGCAGAGAGAGCCTACCTTTTGAGAAAGAGTCCATGCCTCTAGAAGCTGACCCTTATACTTTCCCATTCGGAGTTAAGGGAGACGGAGACGATGACTTTGAGAAAACTTTGGAGTTTGAAAAAGAGATGTccaaaaaagacaaagacaaatcttCGAGTGTCATCAGTGACAGAATgaaggacaaaaagaaaaaggagaaacataAGGAAAAAGTtaaggaggagaaaaataagTACATCGATGGCTTTGGGTCATTGAAACACTCCAAAGAGGATGTAAAGTCAGGCTTGAAAGACAGCCCACAGGTCACCGTTCTCAAAGATAGGTCAAAGGAAGACAGTCCTAAATTCGATatgaaaaaagacagaaatcggGATATACTggacaaagacaacagggtgGACCACAGCAAATCTAAGGCTaaggatgaaaatgaaaaaatcacTCAGTCCAAAGACACAGTGCGGAAAGACAATCGGCCGCGTGAAAAACTGTTGGTGGACGGTGATTATCAAATGACGAGTTTTGGTCAGATGTTGAGTCTAAAAGACCAGGAGATTGAAGAGCGccacaagaaacacaaagagaggatGAAGCAGATGGAAAAGCTGAGACCCAAGTCAGGGGACCCTAAACTGAAGGACAAAACCAAGTCCACAGAGGAAGTACGAAAAAACCGCAGTGAACTTTCGTCAAAGAAATCCAACAGCCTGGAATCTGGTCTTAAAGAAAAGAAGCTGAAGGATGTGGGTCTCCCACCGCTTATTATTTCTCCGGGCGGGAAGTTCCAGCCTTCGGACAGTCAAAACTCAAAGGACTGGCTGGGCGGACCCCAAATGAAGGAGAACCTCCCTGCTTCTCCCAGGCCGGATCAAAACAGGCCGACTGGTGTCCCCACACCGACATCTGTGATCTCCTGCCCCAGTTTTGAGGAAGTGATGCAGACTCCACGTACCCCATCATGCAGTGCAGAGGATTACCCTGACATAATGTTGGATGGGTTGGATTGTCAGAACTCAACAGCTATGACCATGTCAATGAATGCCTGCTCTCCATCGTTCTTTGAAAG CAGGTATTCTAACTCCCAGAGTTTCCAGGAAGGGACCTGCCCTACCCCTGCGAAGAACCTTCAGCTTTCACTCGTCAGCCGCTCTGCATCCTCAGACGTCCGCAGGCCGCTGGAGGATGAGTTTAAGGCTGAGGCTGACAAGTTCCTTCCACAGGAGACTGATCCAGAAGCCGACTTTGATCCAACCTCTGCCCAAACTCCAGAGGACAAATCAGCAGATAGGCTAGAGTGTCTGTCTTCTCCTTATTTCTCCCCATTGGGAATGTTGTCCCCTCAGCAGGAGCCAGCACTTCCTACACCAGATGTGGCAGAACCAGCTCTGACTGGTTCTGAGGGTAGTGAACACCTTCCTGAAAGTGTATACAGCTTCTTGCCGAAACCCTCTACACCGGTTCACAGGCCAGACCCCCAGGAGCCCTGCTTCGACATCGCTGCACCACCAACAccagctcctgctgctttgCCACCCCTGGACCTCGATGACATCTCTGAGCCTCACCACAGTGAACCTAACCTCGTCATCTCTGATCTTCCTTCTgtcacagaagaggaggagcaggaagaagaggaggaggacgaagaagaagcagatgaagaagaagaagaagaagaagaggaagaagaggaagaagaggaggacgatgaggaaGAAGGCGACATGGACGAGAGAGCTGATGGAGACCACTGTGCAGTGGAGGAGCCTGAGCAAACAAGGGAGCCAGTTTCCTTCTCCCCTCAGGTTGAGGACCCTCTGAGGAAGAGCTGGCCTGCAGAGTCTCCAGACCGACAGGATCCAGAAGTCCATGAGgtgtctcccacacactctgCCCCCAACCAGGGAGAGAACTGTTTTGATCACAGCATGGGCTGGAACCCCAATATGGACCTCAAATCTCCCCACAGGACATACGGGGAAATAGAGGCTGCTGTCTCCAAAATAACCAGTCCTTACTCTCATTCAGACAGTGATATGCTTCACTTGTCTGGACACCCCTCTGTTACTCCCCCCTATGCCTGGAACAGGTGGCACAAAGAGGAACCAGAGGACTTTGATGAGCAGAAAGAGGCTGTGGCTGACATCCCCTCCCCAGAGAGACGTGACTCAGTAATCGATGTGGAACCTAACTATCTAAACACCTCATCCTCTTCCAACAGGCTGGAGTCTTTCTTCCAAGAATGCAACAAACCAAGCATGGAGGATACTCACCAGATAGTTGAAGAGCCAACATGTGTAGAGCCAGACAGCAGACAGAGTACTCACACTTTCAGTGCTACAAGTGAAGTCATCATGAGTCCAACAGTGGCACCTGAGCCTGTGGTGCCCTGGGCAGACCCATTCTCAGCTGACACAGATGAGCTAGATGACCTGGGACCATTCTCTTTGCCTGACCTACCACTACCAGACAAGTCAGAAGAAGGTGAATCTCGAGACCCTGAACCAGCTGACCTCACCCAAACTGTGCCCATCCACATCAGACACAGTATCACAGAGCGAGATGACCCAGACATAATAGAGGTGGACCTTCCAAGCCTGGCTAAGACCACAGGCCCTGCTGGAGACCTAAGTTTGGAGGAACCTACCGGTCAAGATTTGGTCGTACCGTCACCACATGACAACTTCCAACAGGACTTGGACCTTGAGCCTCAAAGTGTGCCGGTCAACAACTCTGTATCTCTCATTCAAcaacaggagagaaaaggatCTTATATAGAGCCTGATGAGTCGGAGACTAATATGTTGTATTCAGCTGCGAGTCCAGATGCCAGTCAGCAACATCACCCACAGATCCACTCCCTCACTGAGTCGCTGCAGTTACCCCTGGATTCAGTGTCTGCTGTCAGGTCAGATGTGATGCAGGAGGAGATGTCTGAGCCTGTAGCAGAATCTGTGACATGCAGTCCTCTTCCTCAGCCACCAGTGGCAGTCAGCCTCTCCAGCCCACTGGAACTACCAGACACTCAGGAGACCACGTCCAAGCTAATACCTGTAACTCTGACCACTGTGTCCACCATTATTGACATCCCGAAGAAAGTGGATGAAATCCCCCAAAGGATTACCCGCAATCGCGCCAAGAACAATCCCTCTGCCGCTACTGTCCCTTCTACCTCCAGCATAATAACCTCATCTGCTACTGCCAACCCTGTAACGACCAGTCCAACAGCGAGCATTAACGTGATCCCCATTCGAACCCCAACACCCACCTCAGGCTCCTCCATCTCAGTTCTGAAGAAAGACAAGGAATCTGTAATTCATGTCACCTCTACTGCATCTATTTCAACCCCTGCAGTTTCTGTACCTACTTCTGTGACAACTCCTGCATCAGTGGTTCTCAGTAAGACGACAAAAGGACGCCCTCTCCAGGTGGATGAAGAGGAGTCTCAGACCCAGCATCCGCGGAAGAGGAGATTTCCACGTTCTACTGGGCAGCAGGT